From Limisphaera ngatamarikiensis, one genomic window encodes:
- the rsmB gene encoding 16S rRNA (cytosine(967)-C(5))-methyltransferase RsmB, with translation MSAQRPREIAVRILTQHARTGLFLDTLLERELAEQPLSAADRRLCQELVYGVVRWRATLDWLIARKTDNPPQPQKLQDILRIGLYQIFWLDRIPDHAAVHETVELAKRLGLTAQAGFVNAILRSYLREAPATRQLLQDLQITAPHLGWSHPEWLVRRWLDRWGPDRTRQLLHWNNTPARNYGRVNHLKTTTADILRRWRSEENVECDVFRRDWFDDELVYELRRHPPLAKMPSFQDGWFYVQDPSTLLAVWSLQVRPGQRILDTCAAPGGKTTYIAQLLRNQGRILARDNDPERLEMLRENCQRLGVTCAEIQPTDASLPDWARAGFDRVLVDAPCSNTGVLRRRVDLRWRLQGDDLQRMPATQLQLLRQTAPHVRLGGLLVYSTCSLEPEENEQVVRAFLQTVPGFALEHERILLPFVDGVDGAYVARLRRKA, from the coding sequence GTGAGCGCTCAAAGACCAAGAGAAATTGCCGTACGCATCCTGACCCAGCACGCGCGGACGGGGCTCTTCCTCGACACCCTCCTGGAACGCGAGCTGGCCGAACAACCCCTGTCCGCCGCCGACCGCCGCCTCTGCCAGGAACTCGTCTACGGCGTGGTCCGCTGGCGCGCCACCCTCGACTGGCTCATCGCCCGCAAAACCGACAACCCGCCCCAGCCCCAAAAACTCCAGGACATCCTCCGTATCGGCCTCTACCAGATCTTCTGGCTGGACCGCATCCCCGATCACGCCGCCGTCCACGAAACGGTCGAACTCGCCAAACGCCTCGGCCTGACCGCCCAGGCCGGCTTCGTCAACGCCATCCTGCGCAGCTACCTCCGCGAAGCCCCCGCCACCCGCCAGCTCCTCCAGGACCTCCAAATCACAGCACCCCACCTCGGCTGGTCCCACCCCGAATGGCTCGTGCGCCGCTGGCTCGACCGCTGGGGACCGGACCGCACCCGCCAGCTCCTCCACTGGAACAACACACCCGCCCGCAACTACGGCCGCGTCAACCACCTCAAAACCACCACGGCCGACATCCTCCGGCGCTGGCGCTCCGAGGAAAACGTCGAGTGCGACGTCTTCCGCCGTGACTGGTTCGACGACGAGCTGGTGTACGAACTCCGCCGGCACCCGCCCCTGGCCAAAATGCCCTCCTTCCAGGACGGCTGGTTCTACGTCCAGGACCCCAGCACACTTCTGGCCGTCTGGTCCCTCCAGGTCCGGCCCGGCCAGCGCATCCTCGACACCTGCGCCGCACCCGGCGGTAAAACCACCTACATCGCACAGCTCCTCCGCAACCAGGGCCGCATCCTGGCCCGCGACAACGACCCCGAACGCCTCGAAATGCTCCGCGAAAACTGCCAGCGCCTCGGCGTCACCTGCGCCGAAATCCAACCCACCGACGCCTCGCTCCCCGACTGGGCCCGCGCCGGCTTCGATCGCGTCCTGGTGGACGCCCCCTGCTCCAACACCGGCGTACTGCGCCGCCGTGTGGACCTCCGCTGGCGCCTGCAGGGCGACGACCTCCAGCGCATGCCCGCCACCCAGCTCCAGCTCCTTCGCCAGACCGCACCGCACGTCCGCCTCGGCGGCCTCCTCGTCTACAGCACCTGCAGCCTCGAACCCGAGGAAAACGAACAGGTCGTACGCGCCTTCCTCCAAACCGTCCCCGGCTTCGCCCTCGAACACGAGCGCATCCTGCTCCCCTTCGTGGACGGCGTGGACGGCGCCTACGTGGCCCGCCTCCGCCGCAAGGCCTGA
- a CDS encoding GreA/GreB family elongation factor has product MREEFEKLALAGKIEPRHIEPLVRLATCGFCWHRSWGFGRIRSMDPVFARFTIDFAGRPGHTMDLAFASEALKPIPATHILARKALDLEGLRQLAATQPLELIRIVLQSYGGQATVEQIQQVLVPDVIPSDWKAWWDQVRRQMKKDGHFKVPLKKTEPVVYEETERTLDEQLLETFRAARGLKARLGVVAEVVKSLGDLQDREGLLRQLIEALNEDIASHQRTQPALALEAIFVRDDLRSQVGLAPAEGELTAVELWRTLEQPGAVLEALPAAKHRRALEAFREAWPDRWVQILLNSLNEVSARVCRELVDLLVREGHLEAVKDVLARHISHHTASSELLLWLARERSDTFADVLGPEVFRAMLTALERDQFNEKRTSRLQDFILEDAQLIADLTAAADIEVVKDLTRALQFSPVFDDMDKRSLLARLVKSHPAIQSLIVGEQSRQDTGFWVSWESLERRRAEYDELVHKRIPANSREIAIARSYGDLSENHEYKAAKEMQKILLRRKEELEAQLVRARGTDFSNFPADAVGPGTVVDLIDLTTGQRETLTVLGAWDSDPDRGIISYLSPVAQALMGHKPGEEVEFEVQGTVHRHRIEAIRPYRRAQGAAPAGESGGTRSDLTAGAPVGGDTGGTAESPGAGPEASAQPALQAPESGLSPAGSARTDSGPSTEPVPPEPMPHSAGQPGVSEPLAVAASADANHPGEPVAEGPGAGVAAPEVTPTQSAASAEPGEPESKPPFGSAGSVG; this is encoded by the coding sequence ATGCGAGAAGAATTCGAGAAACTGGCCCTGGCGGGCAAGATCGAACCCCGGCACATCGAGCCCCTGGTGCGGTTGGCCACGTGCGGTTTTTGCTGGCACCGGAGCTGGGGATTCGGCCGGATTCGGTCCATGGACCCGGTGTTTGCCCGGTTTACGATCGATTTTGCGGGGCGACCGGGCCACACGATGGATCTGGCGTTTGCTTCGGAGGCGCTCAAGCCCATCCCGGCCACGCATATCCTGGCGCGGAAGGCGCTGGATCTGGAAGGGCTGCGTCAGTTGGCGGCCACGCAACCGCTGGAGTTGATCCGCATCGTGCTCCAGAGCTATGGGGGGCAGGCGACGGTGGAGCAGATTCAGCAGGTGCTGGTGCCGGACGTGATTCCCTCGGACTGGAAGGCTTGGTGGGACCAGGTCCGGCGTCAAATGAAAAAGGACGGCCATTTCAAGGTGCCGCTGAAGAAGACCGAGCCGGTGGTGTATGAGGAGACCGAGCGGACGCTGGACGAGCAGTTGCTGGAGACGTTTCGTGCGGCCAGGGGTTTGAAGGCGCGGTTGGGGGTGGTGGCCGAGGTGGTGAAGAGCCTGGGGGATCTGCAGGACCGGGAGGGATTGCTGCGGCAGTTGATTGAGGCGTTGAACGAGGACATCGCGTCGCATCAGCGGACCCAACCGGCGCTGGCGCTGGAGGCGATTTTTGTCCGGGACGATCTGCGGTCCCAGGTGGGGCTGGCTCCTGCGGAGGGCGAACTGACGGCGGTGGAGTTGTGGCGGACGCTGGAACAACCGGGCGCGGTGTTGGAGGCCCTGCCGGCGGCCAAGCACCGCCGGGCTCTGGAGGCGTTCCGGGAGGCGTGGCCGGACCGGTGGGTGCAAATTCTGCTCAACTCGCTCAACGAGGTTTCGGCCCGGGTGTGTCGGGAGCTGGTGGACCTGCTGGTGCGGGAAGGGCATCTCGAGGCGGTGAAGGACGTGCTGGCACGGCATATCAGCCACCACACTGCCAGCAGCGAACTGTTGCTCTGGCTGGCCAGGGAACGGAGCGACACCTTTGCGGATGTGCTGGGGCCGGAGGTGTTCCGCGCCATGCTGACGGCGCTGGAACGGGATCAGTTCAACGAAAAGCGCACCAGCCGGCTGCAGGATTTCATTCTGGAGGACGCGCAACTGATCGCCGATCTGACGGCTGCGGCCGATATTGAGGTGGTCAAGGACCTGACGCGGGCGCTGCAATTTTCCCCGGTGTTTGACGACATGGACAAGCGGTCGTTGCTGGCCCGCCTGGTCAAGAGTCACCCGGCCATTCAATCGCTCATTGTGGGCGAACAGAGCCGACAGGACACGGGTTTCTGGGTTTCCTGGGAAAGCCTGGAACGGCGCCGCGCGGAGTACGATGAACTGGTGCACAAACGCATCCCGGCCAACTCGCGCGAGATTGCCATCGCCCGGAGCTACGGCGACCTCAGCGAGAACCACGAGTACAAGGCGGCCAAGGAGATGCAGAAGATCCTCCTCCGTCGCAAGGAGGAGCTGGAAGCGCAGTTGGTACGCGCCCGCGGCACGGATTTTTCCAATTTCCCGGCCGACGCCGTGGGACCGGGTACGGTGGTGGATTTGATCGACCTGACCACGGGCCAGCGCGAGACGTTGACCGTGCTGGGTGCCTGGGACTCGGATCCGGACCGCGGGATCATCAGTTATCTCTCGCCCGTGGCGCAGGCTCTGATGGGGCATAAACCGGGAGAGGAGGTGGAGTTCGAGGTTCAAGGCACGGTGCATCGGCACCGCATTGAGGCCATTCGACCCTACCGGCGCGCCCAAGGGGCGGCGCCGGCCGGGGAATCGGGCGGGACACGGTCGGATCTCACCGCCGGCGCGCCGGTTGGAGGGGACACCGGTGGAACGGCCGAAAGCCCCGGGGCCGGGCCGGAAGCCTCGGCCCAACCCGCTCTGCAGGCTCCCGAGTCGGGACTGTCCCCGGCCGGTTCGGCACGCACGGATTCCGGTCCCTCAACGGAGCCGGTCCCGCCGGAGCCGATGCCTCACTCGGCCGGGCAGCCGGGTGTGAGCGAACCCCTCGCGGTGGCAGCGTCCGCCGACGCAAACCACCCGGGTGAACCGGTGGCCGAGGGGCCGGGCGCGGGCGTGGCAGCCCCTGAGGTTACCCCGACTCAATCTGCCGCATCTGCCGAGCCGGGGGAACCGGAGTCCAAACCGCCCTTCGGCAGCGCGGGATCGGTGGGTTGA